Within Myxococcus fulvus, the genomic segment GGTGCGATTCGCCGCGCTGGCCCCGGTGGCCGCGCCCGCCTTCGGGGGCATGGAGCCCTACCAGGCCCACTGCCGCGACTTCCTGGCCATGTTGGCGGACCCCGCCGGACTCAAGTATGCGGTGACGCTGGTGACGGAGGGAACCCGGCCTTGAGTGACAGTGCCCCACAGCGGGAAGAAGCGCAGACGCCCGACAACGCGCCCGAGGTGGGGACTCGCGCCACCTCCACGCTGCTGCTGTATTTCGAGCAGCGCTACGGCGGCGAGCGGCTGCACCGCATCTGGGAGCGCCACGGCTTCGGCCTGCCGCTGGAGTACATGCGCACGCCGACGAACTTCGTCTCGCTGCGCTTCCTCGAGCGCGTGGCGGCGATGCTCCAGCAGGAGTCGGGGGACCCGCAGTTCATGCGGCAGGCGGGGTTGTTCACCGCGTCGCCCCAGGCGCTCGGCTTCGTCTTCTACATGCTGCGCGCCGTCGGCTCGCCGCGCATGTGCTACCGGCAGACGATCGAGTTCTCGCCCAGCTACAACCGCGTGGGCCACTTCACGGTGGAGCGGCTGGAGCGCGAGCGGCTGGATTTGACGTACCGCAGCAGCATCGTCGAGCAGGACCGCAACATCTGCGAGCTGCGCATGGGCCAGTTCGCCTCGTTCCCCACCATCTGGGGCCTGGCGCCCGCGGAGGTGCGGGAGCTGGAGTGCCAGGTGCACGGCGCGCCCGCGTGCCGCTACCACCTGACGTGGACGGACCCTCCGTCGCTGTGGGGCCACCACCTGGGGCTGGTGCTGGGCACGGTGTGTGGCCTCGCCGCGACGGCGGTGGGGCTGGGCCACCCGGTGTTCTGCGTGGGGGCGCTGGCCACGGCGGGCTTCGCGGTGGGCGGCTGGCTGGACGGGCGGCGCGAGCTGAAGGGCAAGGACGAGGCGCTGCGCTCGCAGAACCAGGCCATCATGGGCTCGCTGTCGGAGCTGCAGCAGCGCTACGACGAGATCTTCCGCGCCAACGTGGCCCTCGAGGACCGCGTGGCCGAGCGCACCCAGGAGCTGAAGGAGGCCAACGGCAAGCTGGGCGACGCGCTAGTGCGCCAGCAGGAGCTGGACCGGCTCAAGAGCGAGTTCTTCGACAACGTCAGCCACGAGCTGCGCACGCCGCTCACGCTCATCCTGCTGACGCTCGAGTCGCTGGAGCGCCGGGGCGAGGAGAACAACCCGGAGGTGGTCATGCAGCACGTGGCCACCATGGAGCGCAGCGCCCAGCGCCTCTTGCGCCTCATCAACAACCTGCTGGACCTGGCCCAGCTGGAGTCGGGCAAGGCGCGGCTGCGCTACCAGCCCCTGGAGCTGCACGCCTTCCTGAGCACGGTGCTGCCGCCGTTCCTGGCCATGGCGGAGCGGCAGGGCGTGTGGCTGAAGCTGGAGGGTCAGACGGTGACGCCCGTGGAGGTGGACCACGAGCGCATGGACATCGTCTTCCAGAACCTCTTGTCCAACGCGCTGAAGTTCACCCAGGCGGGCGGGGTGACGGTGCGCGTGCACGAGGACGAGAAGGACGTCTGGGTGGACGTGGTGGACACCGGCCAGGGCATCTCCGCCCCGGACACGAAGGTCATCTTCGACCGCTTCGCCCAGGCGGACAACAGCGGCACCCGCCGCTTCGGCGGCACGGGCATCGGCCTGGCGCTGGTGAAGGAGACGCTGGAGCTGCACGAGGGCGGCATCCACGTGACGAGCGAGCTGGGCCAGGGCTCCACCTTCCACGTGCGCCTGCCCAAGGGGCGCGCGCAC encodes:
- a CDS encoding ATP-binding protein — translated: MSDSAPQREEAQTPDNAPEVGTRATSTLLLYFEQRYGGERLHRIWERHGFGLPLEYMRTPTNFVSLRFLERVAAMLQQESGDPQFMRQAGLFTASPQALGFVFYMLRAVGSPRMCYRQTIEFSPSYNRVGHFTVERLERERLDLTYRSSIVEQDRNICELRMGQFASFPTIWGLAPAEVRELECQVHGAPACRYHLTWTDPPSLWGHHLGLVLGTVCGLAATAVGLGHPVFCVGALATAGFAVGGWLDGRRELKGKDEALRSQNQAIMGSLSELQQRYDEIFRANVALEDRVAERTQELKEANGKLGDALVRQQELDRLKSEFFDNVSHELRTPLTLILLTLESLERRGEENNPEVVMQHVATMERSAQRLLRLINNLLDLAQLESGKARLRYQPLELHAFLSTVLPPFLAMAERQGVWLKLEGQTVTPVEVDHERMDIVFQNLLSNALKFTQAGGVTVRVHEDEKDVWVDVVDTGQGISAPDTKVIFDRFAQADNSGTRRFGGTGIGLALVKETLELHEGGIHVTSELGQGSTFHVRLPKGRAHIREELRERRRAEMPVRRERRISGSYPSLDAGVPDNGRNASALPARDHAGPGPDAPRVLVVEDDAEIRGFIAGLLKQHYRVMEAVNGEEGRQRALAERPELIVSDVMMPVLSGLQMLEALRSHPQTVDIPVILLTARQEVSAKVEALGTGANDYLGKPFSPRELLARIETQLRLREAAIRSAENERLAAIGLLTSGFAHEVRNPLNGLMNALTPLKEVLADNTPDAEMSRAMVEVMEECGQRIRHLAESLLSFTRTTDTPVMLSLDTLLDSTLGVLMWRVPSGVTVERAYECTLPVQGDPGSLNQVWLNLLDNALRAVGEHGRVRVATSCQGDEAVVTISDNGVGIRQEDMERLFQPFFSTRAAGEGTGLGLALSRRIVVRHGGRIHLSSTPGKGTQVEVRLPLRPPGRSSSNGGAEGQSEPRVGRLG